The following proteins are encoded in a genomic region of Candidatus Baltobacteraceae bacterium:
- the galK gene encoding galactokinase, translating to MIEVRTPGRVNLIGEHTDYNDGFVMPAAIGYYTVVHARPRTDREVMIRSDRFGQPALFTLGALPRARRGDWTDYARGILIELEQHGATLHGAALDVTATLPIGAGLSSSASFEISIALAMLAVSGITMDPTELALLAQRSEHEHVGIRAGIMDQFAVLCARAGHVLMLDTRSLAVDHVPFGAGARLIVANTMVKHALASSEYNQRRAQCEEGVALMQRRFPEIRALRDVSLEMLERCKADLPEVIYRRCRHVVSEDARVLDAAVALREANFPRLGRLMDESHASLKNDYEVSCVELDALVEIAQRLDGCYGARMTGGGFGGCTVNLVAAASADAFAAALADGYRRATSITPDLYDGTPAAGAHVAS from the coding sequence GTGATCGAGGTTCGCACCCCGGGACGCGTCAATCTGATCGGTGAGCATACCGACTACAACGACGGGTTCGTGATGCCGGCCGCCATCGGATACTACACGGTCGTGCACGCCCGGCCGCGCACCGATCGCGAGGTGATGATTCGATCGGATCGTTTCGGGCAGCCGGCGCTCTTCACGCTCGGCGCGTTACCGCGCGCGCGTCGCGGCGACTGGACCGATTACGCGCGCGGCATCCTGATCGAACTCGAGCAGCACGGCGCGACGCTGCACGGAGCCGCTCTCGACGTGACCGCGACGCTTCCGATCGGAGCGGGTCTGAGCTCGTCGGCGTCGTTCGAGATCTCAATCGCGCTGGCGATGCTGGCGGTGAGCGGCATCACGATGGATCCAACCGAGCTCGCGCTGCTCGCCCAGCGCTCGGAGCACGAGCACGTCGGTATCCGAGCCGGAATCATGGATCAGTTCGCCGTGCTGTGCGCGCGCGCCGGCCATGTGCTGATGCTCGATACGCGCTCGCTCGCCGTCGATCACGTTCCCTTCGGCGCCGGTGCTCGGCTGATCGTCGCCAACACGATGGTGAAGCATGCACTGGCGAGCAGCGAGTACAACCAGCGCCGCGCGCAATGCGAAGAAGGCGTCGCGCTGATGCAACGGCGCTTCCCCGAGATTCGCGCGCTGCGCGACGTCTCGCTCGAGATGCTGGAGCGCTGCAAAGCCGATCTGCCCGAGGTGATCTACCGCCGCTGCCGGCACGTCGTGAGCGAGGATGCTCGCGTCCTCGACGCCGCGGTCGCATTACGCGAAGCGAACTTCCCGCGCCTGGGCCGGCTGATGGACGAATCGCACGCGAGCCTGAAGAACGATTACGAGGTGAGCTGCGTTGAACTCGACGCATTGGTGGAGATCGCACAGCGCCTCGACGGCTGTTACGGTGCACGCATGACCGGAGGCGGATTCGGCGGCTGCACCGTGAATCTCGTCGCTGCGGCGTCGGCCGATGCGTTCGCGGCGGCGCTGGCCGATGGCTACCGCCGTGCCACCAGCATCACGCCCGATCTCTACGACGGAACACCGGCCGCCGGAGCGCACGTCGCCTCATGA
- a CDS encoding UDP-glucose--hexose-1-phosphate uridylyltransferase — MTAWMNAPHRRYNPLLAQWVLVSPHRAERPWLGERETPPPATVPAYDPHCYLCPGNERANGARNPRYDSVYVFDNDFPALLPQTPHESMDENELLVARSERGRCRVVCFSPRHDLHLAALPQPDVRRIVDVWAAESEQLGAQPEINAVTIFENRGAMMGASNPHPHGQIWTNEHVPNDLAVETRTQAGYLRSRGSCLLCAYAEHEVTDGTRAVYANEHVAALVPFWAAWPYELLVLPRRHRPNLAAFASAERDALAAAMRDLTARYDRLFATPFPYSMGLHQQPSGEGVHDEWHAHAHYFPPLLRSASVRKYMVGYEMLAQPQRDLTPEAAAERLRAV; from the coding sequence ATGACCGCATGGATGAACGCACCGCACCGGCGCTACAATCCGCTGCTCGCGCAGTGGGTGCTGGTCTCGCCGCATCGCGCCGAGCGCCCGTGGCTGGGCGAACGCGAGACGCCGCCGCCGGCTACGGTTCCGGCCTACGATCCGCACTGCTATCTCTGTCCGGGCAACGAACGCGCGAACGGTGCGCGCAATCCGCGCTACGACTCCGTCTACGTCTTCGACAACGACTTTCCGGCGCTGCTGCCGCAAACACCGCACGAATCGATGGACGAAAACGAACTGCTCGTCGCCCGCAGCGAGCGCGGCCGATGCCGCGTCGTCTGTTTCTCGCCGCGGCACGATCTCCATCTCGCCGCGCTGCCGCAGCCGGACGTTCGCCGCATCGTCGACGTCTGGGCCGCGGAGTCCGAGCAGCTGGGCGCGCAGCCCGAGATCAACGCCGTGACGATCTTCGAAAACCGCGGCGCGATGATGGGCGCCAGCAATCCGCATCCGCACGGCCAGATTTGGACCAACGAACACGTGCCGAACGATCTTGCCGTCGAGACACGCACGCAAGCCGGCTATCTTCGCAGCCGCGGATCGTGTCTGCTCTGCGCCTACGCGGAACACGAAGTGACCGACGGCACGCGCGCGGTATATGCGAACGAACACGTCGCGGCGCTCGTCCCGTTTTGGGCCGCGTGGCCGTACGAACTGCTCGTGCTGCCGCGCCGTCACCGCCCGAACCTCGCCGCTTTCGCCAGCGCCGAGCGCGACGCACTCGCGGCCGCGATGCGCGACCTCACCGCGCGCTATGACCGGCTCTTCGCCACCCCGTTTCCGTACTCGATGGGGCTGCATCAGCAACCCAGCGGCGAAGGCGTGCACGATGAATGGCACGCGCACGCGCATTACTTTCCGCCGCTGCTGCGATCGGCGAGCGTACGCAAGTACATGGTGGGGTACGAAATGCTCGCGCAGCCGCAGCGCGATCTCACGCCGGAAGCGGCGGCCGAGCGGCTTCGCGCCGTATGA